catagacctcatacaagcatgcttccccaccggcacatttggaagcccagccgggaaaattgtctttgacttcaatgacatgcacacatgctttcacctgggagaaatggagatgaatctaattcgcatgtggtgccattaagtccttgtcctcctgatatgatatgaatgtaatctttgaattttgttgtaactaatccacgccgtgatttatagaatgcaagtgcacattgtcaaacaaatgccaagtgtgaaagccgggtatctagaccctcaagctatagcccaaacaaattttaattactctaaacagtggaaactagatgccaaagagctagctgctgcaaagactcttcgggagaaagagcacatccgtacggtgaaactaagggaagagtcccttaaggttgcgacatacattgccttggctttcaaaactctccaacaacactctactatatggctaccatacaacttcgagtaagttcaactctatacttaaagctttgttcgatatattttattcgatgcaaaagagcttatctagttctatgattaaatccatgcagcaaccactggatttgtatagctgtcgatgtcgggaggagcatagaatgggtctttgattcaatagatagggacccggtgacatacaaagacttcatatcgattctcaagacgtatacatatcgataatcctcattagcttatatgtttgtataaatacttgtaacgttcacttttggatactaacaagttatatttgctaaaataattcgaacagggcatttatgttctatgtcactaatcattatggaaggcatgatccagcaaggaaggaaaagctggctataaaaacactttgtgcgataagtgtaacttactttttcggtactccattacatggctgtcaaaagcattacttaacattttcatatgtaaAATACACAGTGCCCCAATCAGAAGCCTGAGAGTgtatattgtggatactatatatattctatgatgagtaacaccagtgcctacaggagacactccttaagggtaagtttgaacctcttcacccgtagtataaaaacttcgtacatggtatgaaatactaaaccgaaacttgttctcttgcagtggaaagaagagaaaggaatgaaaagagacccatacaagcatgaccaactcttagagctcgttggCGACCTTTGCAATTTTATATTGgatcagattgtacacgtcaaagacacttaccatgaccgagagtctgacttagatagaaattctcagtaccaacaccttcgtgagactgaaagcctagctctaggatgttgataacaatgtgtatggaatttatatatttaataatggattgtatatattcttgtgaattggacttgtaattgtagtttatataatactcttgtgcttgtagtctaaggggttcggaatgctggtcgcggggcattcggcaacgcgaacgtggttcggaacgttgaccgcggggcgttcggcaacacgaacgtggttcggaacgttggtcgcggggcgttcggcaacgcgaacgcggttcgaaacattggtcgcggggcgttcggcaacgcgaacgctggatggaatacgcggaaacaaaccgtgttttggtcgaatttgaattgtaaatttaaatttttttacgggaaaacgtactgtaggggcggttctagattgaaccgcccctacaaataggtattatagaggcgaccggtactacagccgcccctacaaatcgatttgtaggggcggctggtactacagtcgtccctacaaatctgtttgtaggggtgactggtaatacgagccgcccctacaaattaatttgtaggagcggcttgaGAACCGTTCCTATAAATatatgatttatagagacggtttgATAGATGTGGCTGACCAAACCATCCCTACACAGATTACAAACCGCCCCTGAAAATGACGTAGGTACTAGTGAAGCACCGCAACGCTCCTCCAACAGGGGGCTAGTCCAGGCACTCTATAAGATAGAAAATCCGGTCGACCAGCAGCGCGTCATTGGTGACGAACGGTTTCCAACCAACCATACAGGACCCACACACATGGGCTGTGCACCTGTCTCGCTCACTCAAGCCGTCCGGCCCGCGCGTGCGAACGAAACAAGATTTGCTACTCTTTGTTCTCGGAAGTCAAGAACTAGGCCCCGTGTGTGTACGTATATATAGACGATGCACGGCTCACACTGAACAACAAGCTGAGGGCCGGCCAGTTCTCCGCGTATACCGCTATACTCGGCGCAGCTTGTAGCTAGGATCATGGCAGGAGAAGCCACCGGTGGTGGCCAAGGGCTTACACTGCTTGGCCTGTGGGCGAGCCCGTTCGTGATAAGGGCGCGCATCGCGCTCAACCTGAAAGGCCTCACCTACGTTTACACCGAGGAGAGCCTCTACGACAAGAGCGAGCTTCTCCTCAACTCCAACCCCGTGCTCAAGAAGGTCCCCGTGCTCATCCACGACGGCAAGCCCGTGTGCGAGTCCCAGATCATCGTGCAGTACATCGACGAGGCATTCCCGTCCGCCGCCGGCGGCGCGCCCATCCTTCCATCTGACCCTTACGACAGCGCGGTTGCTCGCTTCTGGGCCTCCTACGTCGAAGACAAGGTACGTACGCACTAGCAGTCATGGCACCCTCTCCAAACCAATTTCTTGTTTCAGTGACTAACACCGATTCTGCATGCATGGCAGTTGTACAGCACGTGGGTACCCGTTTTCAGAGGCAGGACGGCCGAGGAGAGGGTGGAGGCGGCGAGGCAGGTCTTCGCGGTCCTGGAGACGCTGGAGCAGGCGTTCAAGGAGTGCTCCAGGGGGAAGACCTTCTTCGGAGGGGACACCGTGGGGCTCGTCGACGTCGTGCTCGGCGGCCACCTTGGATGGCTGTACGCCACCGAGGCCATCTGCGGGGTGAAGGTCGTCGACGCCGCCAAGACGCCGCTGCTGGTGGCGTGGGCGGAGCGCTTCTGCGCGCTGGATGCTGTCAAGGGGCTGATTCCAGACGTGGAGAGGCTTGTGGAGTATAACAAGGCCAGGCGGGCCGGCCTTGGGCTGCCGCTGCTGTTGCCGTACATGGAGCTGCAGCAGTAATAATAGGACCGAGTAATAAGCTACCAAGCTTATTAGGCTGAGTCCGATACACAATCGATCGAATAATAGCTGGAACGGATTTATTTATTTACCGGTTCTgctgttagaaattaaataaagtGCTGGTAATGTGTTACATATATGCTTCATTCGTTTTAAGACGCAAGGCATTTAGGGttcgtttggttgggcttttggctttgtctTTTGGTTCCAAAAGCCAAAAGTCCAACCAAAGGAGTTACTTTTggaggctgctttttcagaagcagctgctttttcgtagtacatttttgaaagctggtttgaccttgCTTTTGGCTTTTGTCTTTCTGCTTTTGGAAATTGATGGAATAAaatgctcttccatagttgtttcaagagagataaagatagaaggtatattttatatttgtttaaccaaacaacttttagcttttctacagctcacagcccacaacagcttttccacagctcatagcctacagcagctttttcccacagccacagctcaaccaaacacacccttaataAGTTCGAAAATGCTTCCCCGTAGGCCGTCTGTCCATCCAGACGCCCGAAGCTTCCTAGGCCTACGGGATGCTCCCGCTGGTGGGCCGTGATGACCAATGGGCCAACACTCGTATTCGCTTGTCCATACGCCCCCAATCGAATCTGCCCGTCTAGCTCGCCACGTCCACTGCGCTGCAACCGTGCTCCACCACGACCGTGCCGCAACTGCCGTCCATGGCTCCATGGCGTCTGGGTGCCGGCCGACCATCCCACCCGCCCTCTATGTCATCACTGCCATCGCGCAGCCCCCACCTCTCCCTCTATGCGCCGCCACCCAGATTCGCGACCACGCCATGATTGAGCTTCCACCGCGACCGTGCCACCTCGGCGTTCTCCATAGCATCCGAGCGCCCCACCGGTCATTGCACCTGCCCCCTGCGCCGTCCATCGCGCTGCCCCTACCTTGCCATCTGTGTGCCGCCGGCCATCTCCACGCGTTCGACGAGCTCTACACTTATGAACTTCACACGCCGACGAGCCTCTATTCGTCCAAGtaacaaggagatgttgcgctaaAATCGCAGATTGCAAACGTACGTTTCTTGTGTTTTACACGAAATCATACCCCGTCCTATGCATTCCCTTGTACGAGGGCCTAATTTCTAAATGCTTTATATAAAATTTTAAATCCCTTATTTTCAAGTGACAATTTAGTATTTTGTACTTCTTTTTTGTTTAAAAATAGAAATGTGTCTGTTTCATGTATCCTCCGGTAATCCGGTTGCTACAATAATACATCTGTCCCTTGCTTCTCATGCACGGTAACTTTTTCATTTCTCCTTAATTCTTATATTTGAACTAAAACGACAAATAATATACGTACCGATGGAATATGAAAATGTTCCGTACTCAAGAtggatgaaaaaaaaagaaaagaaatgtaaCGCCGAGTAGGTTTGAGCCAAGCCACCACCAACCTGACAAAGCAACCGGGGGCGTTTTGCTGAATCCCTATAAAGGtattgtttagttggcgaaattttttgaaAAATGGTATTgcagcattttcgttgttatttgacaattagtgtccaatcatagtctaattagacttaaaagattcgtctcgtgaatttcgtctaaactgtgtaattagttttattttttatttatatttaatgcttcatgcatgcgtccaaagattcaatgtgacggaaaatcttgaaaaattttgcaaaattttgaaaAACTAAACAGGCACGAAGGCTACACATCCGTGATCCGTCACCACTCCCCACTGCCCACTGGGCAGGCAGCACGCCACTTTGCCGCAAGGTCGCAGACCAAACCGAAGCAGAGACTCCTGTATAACCTGCCTGTTTTCCCTGTGCCTGCCAGGCCACGAGCCCCCCCGAAAGTCGAAAGGCATTTGCGACAGCGAGTTGGTCTCTTCAAAGTTGAAACACAGATTAGATAGATTGGCCAAAAGTACCTACCGGATGATGGCAGTGCCTCTTGTACAGTACTACACATCTGCATCCCCTCCGACGCTGAGCCCCCCCGCAAAGAACATAATCGTACTAGTACACCAGTGGTTGCCACAATTAGCCTTCCTAGCTGACTGGATCAAGAAAAGGATAACTAACAACCAGCACCACACTATTTTCGTTTGATCGtcggcctgttcggttggctggttcgtatcgttgctggttcgtttatgtgagagagaagtactggTGGCTGTTCATGTGAATAGTAtccatgtgagggggctggccagccagccccagccgaacaagcGGTGTATCAACCAtgcatatgatataat
This sequence is a window from Miscanthus floridulus cultivar M001 chromosome 10, ASM1932011v1, whole genome shotgun sequence. Protein-coding genes within it:
- the LOC136485042 gene encoding probable glutathione S-transferase GSTU6 translates to MAGEATGGGQGLTLLGLWASPFVIRARIALNLKGLTYVYTEESLYDKSELLLNSNPVLKKVPVLIHDGKPVCESQIIVQYIDEAFPSAAGGAPILPSDPYDSAVARFWASYVEDKLYSTWVPVFRGRTAEERVEAARQVFAVLETLEQAFKECSRGKTFFGGDTVGLVDVVLGGHLGWLYATEAICGVKVVDAAKTPLLVAWAERFCALDAVKGLIPDVERLVEYNKARRAGLGLPLLLPYMELQQ